In one Dama dama isolate Ldn47 chromosome 5, ASM3311817v1, whole genome shotgun sequence genomic region, the following are encoded:
- the RHBDD3 gene encoding rhomboid domain-containing protein 3 isoform X1, producing MTRKNHPHPYLSTLSFRFPGEHTVPRPPLSTFSRVMRARGPPGLPTPALPLASSVLMLLMSALWLLGAGPSLVLAPELLLDPRQAHRLLTHALGHTALPGLLLSLLLLPTLGWQQERHLGTLRFLHASSLLALASGLLAVLLAGLGLSSAAGGCGYMPVHLAMLAGQGSRPRRPRGALRAWLLPWLLLALTPLLSSEPPFLQLFCGLLAGLAYAAGAFRWLELSEWRLQALQEGVLCRALAGCWPLRLLPAPGGPAELPVAHPAGARPPTPGPPHMASPSLWPLSEGSAPIPPGLRPVQPLWEGSSEAGLAWSGPGFTPGTPLWAALDQQMLQEGIEASLLEGPAQGPNSPLWLPKSSVSSLRLQQLERMGFPTEQAVVALAATGRVEGAVALLVGGEVGTEALVTQGRGGPAHPEGPGPP from the exons ATGACCCGGAAGAATCATCCCCATCCCTATCTTTCCACTCTGTCCTTCCGGTTTCCCGGAGAG CACACAGTCCCACGGCCACCTTTGAGCACCTTCAGCCGAGTTATGCGTGCCAGAGGCCCCCCTGGCCTCCCGACCCCGGCGCTGCCTCTCGCTTCCTCTGTCCTGATGCTGCTAATGAGCGCCCTGTGGCTGTTGGGGGCCGGCCCCAGCCTCGTCCTGGCCCCAGAGCTGCTGCTGGACCCTAGGCAGG CGCACCGGCTGCTCACACATGCCCTGGGCCACACGGCCCTCCCCGGCCTGCTGCTCAGCCTGCTGCTCCTGCCCACGCTGGGCTGGCAGCAGGAGCGCCACCTGGGCACACTGCGGTTCCTGCATGCCTCCAGCCTGCTCGCGCTGGCCTCCGGGCTGCTGGCGGTGCTGCTGGCAGGCCTCGGGCTGTCCAGTGCAGCCGGGGGCTGCGGGTACATGCCCGTCCACCTGGCCATGCTGGCAGGACAGGGTTCTCGCCCTCGACGGCCCCGGGGGGCCCTGCGAGCGTGGCTCCTGCCTTGGCTGCTGCTCGCCCTGACACCACTGCTCAGCTCCGAGCCACCCTTCCTGCAGCTCTTCTGTGGCCTCCTCGCCGGCCTGGCCT ACGCGGCCGGGGCCTTCCGGTGGCTGGAGCTCTCGGAGTGGCGGCTGCAGGCGCTGCAGGAGGGTGTCCTATGCAGGGCCCTGGCAGGGTGCTGGCCGCTCCGGCTCCTCCCCGCCCCAGGTGGCCCAGCTGAGCTGCCTGTCGCCCATCCCGCCGGAGCGAG GCCCCCCACCCCTGGACCTCCCCACATGGCCTCCCCTAGCCTCTGGCCCCTCAGTGAAGGCTCAGCCCCGATCCCGCCGGGCCTGAGGCCTGTGCAGCCGCTCTGGGAGGGCTCCTCAGAGGCTGGACTGGCCTGGTCTGGGCCTGGCTTTACCCCGGGGACCCCACTGTGGGCAGCCCTGGACCAGCAGATGCTACAGGAGGGGATCGAGGCCTCGCTGCTTGAGGGCCCAGCCCAGGGCCCCAACAGCCCACTCTGGCTGCCTAAGTCCTCCGTCTCCTCTCTGCG GCTGCAGCAGCTGGAACGCATGGGCTTCCCCACGGAGCAGGCGGTGGTGGCCCTGGCGGCCACGGGCCGAGTGGAGGGGGCTGTTGCACTGCTGGTCGGCGGGGAGGTGGGCACCGAGGCGCTGGTGactcaggggaggggagggcccgCCCACCCTGAGGGTCCTGGGCCCCCGTAG
- the RHBDD3 gene encoding rhomboid domain-containing protein 3 isoform X2, whose amino-acid sequence MKHTVPRPPLSTFSRVMRARGPPGLPTPALPLASSVLMLLMSALWLLGAGPSLVLAPELLLDPRQAHRLLTHALGHTALPGLLLSLLLLPTLGWQQERHLGTLRFLHASSLLALASGLLAVLLAGLGLSSAAGGCGYMPVHLAMLAGQGSRPRRPRGALRAWLLPWLLLALTPLLSSEPPFLQLFCGLLAGLAYAAGAFRWLELSEWRLQALQEGVLCRALAGCWPLRLLPAPGGPAELPVAHPAGARPPTPGPPHMASPSLWPLSEGSAPIPPGLRPVQPLWEGSSEAGLAWSGPGFTPGTPLWAALDQQMLQEGIEASLLEGPAQGPNSPLWLPKSSVSSLRLQQLERMGFPTEQAVVALAATGRVEGAVALLVGGEVGTEALVTQGRGGPAHPEGPGPP is encoded by the exons ATGAAA CACACAGTCCCACGGCCACCTTTGAGCACCTTCAGCCGAGTTATGCGTGCCAGAGGCCCCCCTGGCCTCCCGACCCCGGCGCTGCCTCTCGCTTCCTCTGTCCTGATGCTGCTAATGAGCGCCCTGTGGCTGTTGGGGGCCGGCCCCAGCCTCGTCCTGGCCCCAGAGCTGCTGCTGGACCCTAGGCAGG CGCACCGGCTGCTCACACATGCCCTGGGCCACACGGCCCTCCCCGGCCTGCTGCTCAGCCTGCTGCTCCTGCCCACGCTGGGCTGGCAGCAGGAGCGCCACCTGGGCACACTGCGGTTCCTGCATGCCTCCAGCCTGCTCGCGCTGGCCTCCGGGCTGCTGGCGGTGCTGCTGGCAGGCCTCGGGCTGTCCAGTGCAGCCGGGGGCTGCGGGTACATGCCCGTCCACCTGGCCATGCTGGCAGGACAGGGTTCTCGCCCTCGACGGCCCCGGGGGGCCCTGCGAGCGTGGCTCCTGCCTTGGCTGCTGCTCGCCCTGACACCACTGCTCAGCTCCGAGCCACCCTTCCTGCAGCTCTTCTGTGGCCTCCTCGCCGGCCTGGCCT ACGCGGCCGGGGCCTTCCGGTGGCTGGAGCTCTCGGAGTGGCGGCTGCAGGCGCTGCAGGAGGGTGTCCTATGCAGGGCCCTGGCAGGGTGCTGGCCGCTCCGGCTCCTCCCCGCCCCAGGTGGCCCAGCTGAGCTGCCTGTCGCCCATCCCGCCGGAGCGAG GCCCCCCACCCCTGGACCTCCCCACATGGCCTCCCCTAGCCTCTGGCCCCTCAGTGAAGGCTCAGCCCCGATCCCGCCGGGCCTGAGGCCTGTGCAGCCGCTCTGGGAGGGCTCCTCAGAGGCTGGACTGGCCTGGTCTGGGCCTGGCTTTACCCCGGGGACCCCACTGTGGGCAGCCCTGGACCAGCAGATGCTACAGGAGGGGATCGAGGCCTCGCTGCTTGAGGGCCCAGCCCAGGGCCCCAACAGCCCACTCTGGCTGCCTAAGTCCTCCGTCTCCTCTCTGCG GCTGCAGCAGCTGGAACGCATGGGCTTCCCCACGGAGCAGGCGGTGGTGGCCCTGGCGGCCACGGGCCGAGTGGAGGGGGCTGTTGCACTGCTGGTCGGCGGGGAGGTGGGCACCGAGGCGCTGGTGactcaggggaggggagggcccgCCCACCCTGAGGGTCCTGGGCCCCCGTAG
- the RHBDD3 gene encoding rhomboid domain-containing protein 3 isoform X3 — MRARGPPGLPTPALPLASSVLMLLMSALWLLGAGPSLVLAPELLLDPRQAHRLLTHALGHTALPGLLLSLLLLPTLGWQQERHLGTLRFLHASSLLALASGLLAVLLAGLGLSSAAGGCGYMPVHLAMLAGQGSRPRRPRGALRAWLLPWLLLALTPLLSSEPPFLQLFCGLLAGLAYAAGAFRWLELSEWRLQALQEGVLCRALAGCWPLRLLPAPGGPAELPVAHPAGARPPTPGPPHMASPSLWPLSEGSAPIPPGLRPVQPLWEGSSEAGLAWSGPGFTPGTPLWAALDQQMLQEGIEASLLEGPAQGPNSPLWLPKSSVSSLRLQQLERMGFPTEQAVVALAATGRVEGAVALLVGGEVGTEALVTQGRGGPAHPEGPGPP, encoded by the exons ATGCGTGCCAGAGGCCCCCCTGGCCTCCCGACCCCGGCGCTGCCTCTCGCTTCCTCTGTCCTGATGCTGCTAATGAGCGCCCTGTGGCTGTTGGGGGCCGGCCCCAGCCTCGTCCTGGCCCCAGAGCTGCTGCTGGACCCTAGGCAGG CGCACCGGCTGCTCACACATGCCCTGGGCCACACGGCCCTCCCCGGCCTGCTGCTCAGCCTGCTGCTCCTGCCCACGCTGGGCTGGCAGCAGGAGCGCCACCTGGGCACACTGCGGTTCCTGCATGCCTCCAGCCTGCTCGCGCTGGCCTCCGGGCTGCTGGCGGTGCTGCTGGCAGGCCTCGGGCTGTCCAGTGCAGCCGGGGGCTGCGGGTACATGCCCGTCCACCTGGCCATGCTGGCAGGACAGGGTTCTCGCCCTCGACGGCCCCGGGGGGCCCTGCGAGCGTGGCTCCTGCCTTGGCTGCTGCTCGCCCTGACACCACTGCTCAGCTCCGAGCCACCCTTCCTGCAGCTCTTCTGTGGCCTCCTCGCCGGCCTGGCCT ACGCGGCCGGGGCCTTCCGGTGGCTGGAGCTCTCGGAGTGGCGGCTGCAGGCGCTGCAGGAGGGTGTCCTATGCAGGGCCCTGGCAGGGTGCTGGCCGCTCCGGCTCCTCCCCGCCCCAGGTGGCCCAGCTGAGCTGCCTGTCGCCCATCCCGCCGGAGCGAG GCCCCCCACCCCTGGACCTCCCCACATGGCCTCCCCTAGCCTCTGGCCCCTCAGTGAAGGCTCAGCCCCGATCCCGCCGGGCCTGAGGCCTGTGCAGCCGCTCTGGGAGGGCTCCTCAGAGGCTGGACTGGCCTGGTCTGGGCCTGGCTTTACCCCGGGGACCCCACTGTGGGCAGCCCTGGACCAGCAGATGCTACAGGAGGGGATCGAGGCCTCGCTGCTTGAGGGCCCAGCCCAGGGCCCCAACAGCCCACTCTGGCTGCCTAAGTCCTCCGTCTCCTCTCTGCG GCTGCAGCAGCTGGAACGCATGGGCTTCCCCACGGAGCAGGCGGTGGTGGCCCTGGCGGCCACGGGCCGAGTGGAGGGGGCTGTTGCACTGCTGGTCGGCGGGGAGGTGGGCACCGAGGCGCTGGTGactcaggggaggggagggcccgCCCACCCTGAGGGTCCTGGGCCCCCGTAG